From the Gossypium arboreum isolate Shixiya-1 unplaced genomic scaffold, ASM2569848v2 Contig00169, whole genome shotgun sequence genome, one window contains:
- the LOC108456925 gene encoding probable transcriptional regulator SLK2 → MEPSRGAGGLTQSSANSGIFFQGDGQSQAVVNSLMNSPYENSSDSIPGTGCHNLGPVSRDMNCTVLNSVANSGPSVGASSLVTDANSVLSGGPHLQRSSSFNTDSYMRLPASPMSFSSNNMSGSSVIDGSSGGHQEPSVQHMQQSQQLQGASSATSLPTSQTGQVSLPMGPWVQGSFMQDSCNLSEVRKKPRVDVKQEDFLQQQMLQQLLQRPDSMQLLGRNPRLQDLIHQQRLRQQQQMLQSMPHSQRAHLQQQQIQLRQQFQQQGMQQVAEMKRPFDSGVCARRLMQYLYHQRQRPHDNTIAYWRKFVAEYYSTCAKKRWCLSMYNNVGSHALGVFPQAAMDAWYCDICGSKSGRGFEATFEVLPRLNEIKFSSGVIDELLFLDFPRECRFPSGMMMLEYGKAVQESVYEQLRVVREGQLRIIFTQDLKILSWEFCARIHEELYPRRLVAPQVNQLLQVAQKCHSSISEGGSDSVSQQDLQTNSNMFLMAGRQLVKSLELQSLNDLGFSKRYVRCLQIAEVVISMKDLIDFCREQKVGPIDGLKNYPRHATAAKLQMQKMLEMEQLANVQGLPTKRNTLNKLMALHPGINNQTGTNHNIVGREALSSSAQTALALTNYQNLLVRQNSMNSKPSPLHQEASSSFNNSNRSPSSNFQGPAALLPRSMHTLPVSGLSSPHVLAQQPQLQRHTLTANNLIQQNHLLRSQSNQALQQKMVRQLLHEMPNNNTGVQQQSWSGQSENASLGRNGIGLASNTTAAATSNMSGSVARAPPSQSNSYRAASNSDSSPAGGNNVSSQRAPDLPQNLHLQDDIISDIAHELTENGFFNCDLDDHTSYGWKA, encoded by the exons ATGGAACCTTCTCGGGGGGCTGGAGGGTTAACCCAGTCCTCTGCTAATTCtggaattttcttccaaggagatGGGCAGTCCCAGGCAGTTGTTAACTCTCTCATGAACTCACCTTATGAGAACTCTTCTGATTCAATTCCTGGAACTGGTTGTCATAATCTCGGTCCAGTTTCCAGGGACATGAATTGTACAGTGCTGAACAGTGTGGCAAACTCAGGACCTAGTGTTGGGGCTAGTTCCTTGGTCACAGATGCAAATTCGGTATTGTCAGGAGGTCCCCACTTGCAGAGAAGTTCTAGCTTCAATACAGATTCATATATGCGCTTACCAGCATCCCCCATGTCATTTTCCTCGAACAATATGTCAGGTTCATCAGTCATTGATGGATCATCTGGAGGTCATCAAGAACCAAGTGTCCAACACATGCAGCAGAGTCAGCAACTTCAAGGGGCCTCAAGTGCTACATCTTTGCCCACATCACAAACTGGCCAAGTTTCACTTCCCATGGGTCCATGGGTCCAAGGGTCCTTCATGCAAGACTCTTGTAATCTATCCGAGGTGCGGAAGAAACCCCGAGTAGATGTCAAGCAAGAAGACTTTCTTCAGCAGCAGATGTTGCAACAGCTGCTGCAAAGGCCGGATTCCATGCAGTTGTTAGGTCGAAACCCTCGATTACAAGATTTGATTCATCAGCAGAGACTTAGGCAACAGCAACAAATGTTGCAGTCAATGCCACATTCGCAGAGAGCCCACTTGCAGCAGCAACAAATTCAATTAAGGCAGCAATTTCAACAACAGGGCATGCAACAAGTAGCTGAAATGAAACGTCCTTTTGATAGTGGTGTATGTGCTCGCCGGTTAATGCAATACCTATATCACCAACGGCAAAGGCCACAC GACAATACAATTGCATACTGGAGGAAATTTGTGGCAGAGTATTATTCTACCTGTGCGAAGAAAAGATGGTGTTTATCAATGTATAATAATGTTGGCAGTCATGCACTTGGTGTTTTCCCTCAAGCAGCTATG GATGCCTGGTATTGTGACATTTGTGGGTCTAAGTCTGGAAGGGGATTTG AGGCAACTTTTGAAGTACTACCAAGACTTAATGAAATCAAATTTAGCAGTGGAGTAATTGATGAGCTTCTGTTTTTGGATTTTCCACGCGAGTGTAGATTTCCTTCTGGGATGATGATGTTGGAATATGGAAAAGCAGTTCAGGAGAGTGTATATGAGCAGCTTCGTGTTGTGCGTGAGGGTCAGCTTCGCATCATATTTACTCAGGACTTAAAG ATATTGTCTTGGGAGTTTTGTGCACGTATACATGAAGAACTTTATCCTCGTCGTTTAGTTGCACCTCAG GTAAACCAGTTACTTCAGGTGGCACAAAAATGTCATAGCTCAATTTCTGAAGGCGGGTCTGACAGCGTTTCTCAGCAAGATTTGCAAACAAACAGCAACAT GTTCCTGATGGCTGGACGGCAGCTTGTCAAGAGTTTGGAGTTACAATCACTGAATGATTTGGGTTTCTCAAAAAGATATGTGAGATGTTTGCAG ATTGCTGAGGTTGTGATCAGCATGAAAGATCTGATAGATTTTTGTCGAGAACAAAAGGTTGGGCCTATTG ATGGCTTGAAAAACTATCCTCGACATGCCACTGCAGCCAAGCTCCAAATGCAAAAAATGCTGGAAATGGAGCAACTAGCCAACGTTCAGGGTCTGCCAACAAAGAGGAATACACTCAATAAGCTGATGGCATTGCATCCTGGAATAAACAATCAAACAGGCACCAACCATAACATAGTTGGTCGGGAAGCTTTAAGCAGTTCAGCACAAACTGCTTTGGCACTTACTAACTACCAGAATCTGCTTGTTAGGCAGAATTCGATGAATTCAAAGCCTAGCCCACTTCATCAGGAAGCCTCGTCTTCCTTCAATAATTCTAACCGAAGTCCATCCTCAAATTTCCAAGGTCCTGCTGCATTGTTACCAAGATCCATGCATACCCTGCCTGTTAGTGGCTTATCAAGTCCGCATGTACTAGCTCAGCAGCCTCAACTGCAGAGGCATACATTAACAGCCAATAACTTAATTCAACAGAACCATCTGCTACGCTCTCAGAGTAATCAGGCTTTACAACAGAAAATGGTACGACAGCTGCTCCATGAGATGCCAAATAATAATACGGGAGTTCAGCAGCAGTCCTGGAGTGGGCAGAGTGAGAATGCGAGCTTGGGTAGAAATGGAATAGGCTTAGCAAGCAACACCACTGCTGCAGCTACCTCTAATATGTCAGGAAGTGTTGCAAGGGCTCCACCAAGTCAAAGCAACAGTTACCGAGCCGCTTCAAACAGTGACTCTTCCCCAGCTGGTGgcaacaatgtatcttcccagaGAGCACCTGATTTGCCTCAGAATCTTCATTTGCAAGATGATATTATTTCGGATATAGCTCATGAGTTAACGGAAAATGGGTTTTTTAACTGTGACTTAGATGATCATACGAGTTATGGGTGGAAGGCATGA